From the genome of Triticum aestivum cultivar Chinese Spring chromosome 3B, IWGSC CS RefSeq v2.1, whole genome shotgun sequence, one region includes:
- the LOC123070435 gene encoding uncharacterized protein, giving the protein MLLRLLALIFAAVLAASSSSVDARVLHPIFLPFGDNGRRLIGIQRCEECFGICQEVHYRTLCSTMATLPGVTTPQQLLDTALRMTAAKSAMTEMRLDEAMRAGLGNTIPMMSSLQSCRDSYASLTDSLGKSRTTLKKGGSRDDLMSELSAASTYSTDCRDIFGERPELKSPIRGAQRHITRLVSNCLDLATAIRQP; this is encoded by the exons ATGTTACTACGCCTCCTCGCGCTGATCTTTGCCGCCGTCTTGGCGGCGTCCTCGAGCTCCGTCGATGCCCGTGTCCTTCACCCTATCTTCCTCCCCTTCGGCGACAATGGCCGTCGCCTGATCGGCATCCAGCGCTGCGAAGAATGCTTCGGCATATGTCAAGAG GTGCACTACAGGACGCTGTGTAGCACGATGGCGACGCTGCCCGGGGTGACGACCCCGCAGCAGCTCCTGGACACGGCCCTGCGGATGACGGCGGCCAAGTCGGCGATGACGGAGATGCGGCTCGACGAGGCGATGAGGGCAGGCCTGGGCAACACCATCCCGATGATGTCGTCGCTGCAGTCGTGCAGGGACAGCTACGCGTCGCTGACGGACTCGCTGGGGAAGTCGCGGACGACGCTCAAGAAGGGGGGCAGCCGCGACGATCTCATGTCGGAGCTGTCGGCGGCCAGCACCTACTCCACCGACTGCCGGGACATCTTCGGCGAGCGCCCGGAGCTCAAGTCGCCGATACGCGGCGCGCAGCGCCACATCACGCGCCTCGTCAGCAACTGCCTCGACCTGGCTACCGCCATCAGGCAGCCCTGA
- the LOC123070434 gene encoding AP-1 complex subunit mu-2 yields MAGAVSALFLLDIKGRVLVWRDFRGDVTAVQAERFFTKLLDKEGDAEAYSPVVYDDAGVTYMFIQHNNIFLLTASRQNCNAASILLFLHRVVDVFKHYFEELEEESLRDNFVVVYELLDEMMDFGYPQYTEAKILSEFIKTDAYKMEVSQRPPMAVTNAVSWRSEGIRYKKNEVFLDVVESVNILVNSNGQIVRSDVVGALKMRTYLSGMPECKLGLNDKVLLEAQGRATKGKAIDLDDIKFHQCVRLARFENDRTISFIPPDGSFDLMTYRLNTQVKPLIWVEAQVEKHSRSRIELTIKARSQFKERSTATNVEIEVPVPSDATNPNIRTSMGSAAYAPERDAMVWKVKSFPGGKEYMCRAEFSLPSISAEEAVPEKKAPIRVKFEIPYFTVSGIQVRYLKIIEKSGYQALPWVRYITMAGEYELRLI; encoded by the exons ATGGCCGGCGCGGTGTCGGCGCTGTTCCTGCTGGACATCAAGGGCCGCGTCCTCGTCTGGCGCGACTTCCGCGGCGACGTCACCGCCGTCCAGGCCGagcgcttcttcaccaagctccTCGACAAGGAG GGCGATGCGGAGGCGTACTCACCGGTGGTCTACGACGACGCGGGCGTCACCTACATGTTCATACAACATAACAATATCTTCCTCCTCACCGCCTCCCGCCAAAACTGCAACGCCGCTAgcatcctcctcttcctccaccgcgtTGTCGAT GTGTTCAAGCACTATTTCGAGGAATTGGAGGAGGAATCACTCAGAGATAACTTTGTCGTCGTG TATGAGTtgcttgatgagatgatggattttggGTATCCACAATACACCGAGGCAAAGATTTTAAGCGAGTTCATCAAGACAGATGCATACAAGATGGAGGTCTCACAGAGACCACCGATGGCTGTGACAAATGCTGTCTCATGGAGGAGTGAGGGGATTCGGTACAAAAAGAACGAA GTGTTCTTGGATGTAGTGGAGAGTGTTAACATTCTTGTTAATAGCAATGGGCAGATTGTGAGATCAGATGTTGTTGGGGCACTGAAAATGCGAACATATTTGAG TGGAATGCCCGAGTGCAAACTCGGGTTGAATGACAAGGTTCTTTTGGAGGCTCAGGGGCGAGCAACTAAAGGGAAGGCAATAGATCTTGATGATATCAAATTTCATCA GTGTGTGCGATTGGCCAGATTTGAGAATGACAGGACGATATCATTCATCCCTCCAGATGGATCTTTTGATCTGATGACATACAGGCTCAACACTCAG GTGAAACCTCTTATCTGGGTGGAAGCCCAGGTTGAAAAACATTCAAGAAGCCGGATAGAATTGACGATTAAGGCAAGAAGTCAATTTAAGGAAAGAAG CACAGCAACAAATGTTGAAATTGAAGTTCCTGTTCCTTCAGATGCCACAAACCCAAATATAAGAACTTCAATGGGTTCTGCTGCATATGCACCTGAGAGAGATGCAATGGTCTGGAAAGTAAAATCATTTCCTGGTGGCAAA GAGTACATGTGCAGAGCGGAGTTTAGTCTACCAAGTATAAGCGCGGAAGAAGCAGTCCCTGAAAAGAAGGCACCGATACGAGTGAAATTTGAAATACCGTATTTCACTGTATCGGGTATTCAG GTTCGCTATCTAAAGATCATTGAAAAGAGTGGGTACCAGGCGCTTCCGTGGGTTAGATACATTACCATGGCAGGTGAATACGAACTAAGACTTATATGA